One region of Clavibacter michiganensis subsp. tessellarius genomic DNA includes:
- a CDS encoding Ig-like domain-containing protein, whose amino-acid sequence MIRDWIRRHRQAATTVTGGAVVLALLMGFALVSDGYDAQRIDLDDGSVWVVNAAQQAIGRANTQVLELDSVVDSRSEDIDVLQAGSTVLLADRGASRLDVVDDATSAVVDTAPLPAGAEVMLAGSRVAILVPATGQLWLVPVAGLAAFDAMSAPTLSLGADAVASMDDDGTLLVYSATSGALSRIRAATDDTVEETVAVGPVGTPAAEAGGDPAADPATAVPGETVEAGVAGRPAARRLALTGVDGHWALYDADARALLVDGRAVDLGGSVAADAQVALQRASSAGDAVLVAHTGGLLQVPVGGGDPVVVADRASGAPARPVRVAGCEFAGWTGGSSWQRCLDAAPTATAGSAGSAGAEGGDARRTPAGALTDIAGVSAQAALRFLVDGPRVVLNDVRGGAAWAVQRGAGVIDNWSDLIDRERSDRVVEQNTADTPPETDRVQQPPVAVDDDLGARPGRTSPLPVLLNDHDPNGDVLVIDSVTPVDAAVGAVDVVDEGQGLQLALAPTARGTVRLSYVVSDGRGGTATADVRVAVRDADDNSPPVQTRPATGTVAEGGRLQTDVLGGWYDPDGDPIYLTRASVPAPDAVSWKPEGRVVYTDAGAGGDTRTVALQVSDGREEGAGTLVVTVRRAGDVPLVAEGFVVQASVGREITVDPLAHARGGSGAIRLASVPARPGVQVTPDLEAGTFRLQGTQTGTHLLEYAVTDGRVTATGVVRVEVRGAPESDGRPVTVPHTVFVRALEAQDVDVLQTDFDPAGGVLVITDATSPGDAVGVRAEVVGQRLVRITLTRPLDGPVDVGYRVSNGVAEATGVITVIEVPEPAVRQPPVAADDRVAVRVGDAVDIPVLANDEQPDGDALRLDPVLVDPLPEGAGLLFASDDRLRYLAPDRTGDYTAVYRAVAPDGQWATATLTVSVREADAATNTAPVPRPLTARVLAGETVRIPVPLTGIDPDGDSVRLLGQDTGPEKGQVTEVGPDWIDYRAGDYSTGTDAFAYAVVDGLGARATGTIRVGISPRVEGARNPVATADVVTVRPGRVLRVQVLANDTDPDGGALSLVSVQPQSAGLVAGLDGDTVRVVAPEEAGRYGFVYGVRNARGGTDEAFLTVIVDPAAPPTRPIARDTVLQLSDVLDRTSVDVDVMRNVFSAEGDASALVLSVGAGYQDVARVTPDGRIRVEVGDARRIVPFTVAQPDDAGVSATAFIWVPGFEDTLPQLRVGEPRPTVASGERLVVDLDDHVVAAGGRAVRIADPNSLSATHADGPVELVDDDTVAYRSEPGYFGPAAISFTVTDSAGDGGDRTAALVLPITVTPTENQPPVFTGAVIDLEPGQSKDIDLGRLTTYPYQDDRGQLAYAIEGAVGDGFRAEVDGGTLRLSADAGVETGVAASFAVSVRDATQTGRAGRVDLRVVPSTRPLAQPATDEGTVTRGSSTTVDVLANDQAGNPFPGTPLTVASIRGADGASLPAGVTVTPSADRATLAVAATADAVPGDVRVQYEVRDATGDAGRAAFGTVVIHVQDRPGPVTALRATGFADRALTVAFEPGVFNGSPITGYQVRVLRGGVVTATATCPSTTCTVPTPGNGPSSAVQVEVRAVNGVGASDPTSVSGLWSDVLPAAPAALAAQPLADGLRVSWDPSAVPSSSSPVTQYVVTVGGVTRQVPADATAVEVRDPSLVAEVPVAVSVAARNSAQVQDGSAWLAASITGTPRGAPTATGTPSAVADPADETRVTVSWPAFQGPGVDGIRYLVAAHAPGSAPGCSVATEGVTPWSADHGPAVDVGGATSHVFTGLAPDQPVAFAVLAANSQGCTVVEAGQLTPRTAPSTPAVTVSLPRGDRGTDGVFRATLADARYRPGSASASAQLLYRVDGQGDGVPIGVGQEITLPRPGVGASIQVRVVEDHGDGRPRSSGWSDAVDVGTAVDARAGDVRFDADAAGGTVVSWTSTPPAAGPGRRVAAGGGYARSEWRCGGEGAWTDGSSGAAGSCALPAGAERILEVRVTANSGTLYTYAHRG is encoded by the coding sequence CCTCGTGCCGGCCACCGGCCAGCTCTGGCTCGTGCCCGTCGCGGGCCTCGCGGCGTTCGACGCCATGAGCGCGCCCACCCTCTCGCTCGGCGCCGACGCGGTCGCGTCCATGGACGACGACGGCACGCTGCTCGTGTACTCGGCCACCTCCGGCGCGCTCTCGCGCATCCGCGCGGCCACCGACGACACCGTCGAGGAGACGGTGGCCGTCGGACCCGTCGGCACGCCGGCGGCGGAGGCGGGCGGCGACCCCGCGGCGGATCCCGCCACGGCCGTCCCGGGCGAGACCGTCGAGGCCGGGGTCGCGGGCCGCCCGGCCGCGCGCCGCCTCGCGCTCACGGGGGTCGACGGCCACTGGGCGCTCTACGACGCCGACGCGCGCGCCCTCCTGGTGGACGGGCGCGCGGTCGACCTCGGCGGATCCGTCGCGGCCGACGCGCAGGTCGCCCTCCAGCGCGCGTCCTCCGCGGGCGACGCCGTGCTCGTGGCCCACACGGGCGGCCTCCTCCAGGTGCCCGTCGGGGGCGGCGACCCGGTCGTCGTCGCCGACCGCGCGTCCGGCGCGCCCGCGCGGCCCGTGCGCGTGGCCGGCTGCGAGTTCGCGGGCTGGACCGGCGGATCCTCCTGGCAGCGCTGCCTCGACGCCGCGCCGACCGCGACCGCCGGGTCCGCCGGGTCCGCCGGCGCCGAGGGCGGCGACGCCCGGCGCACCCCGGCCGGCGCCCTCACCGACATCGCCGGCGTGTCCGCGCAGGCCGCGCTCCGGTTCCTCGTCGACGGCCCGCGCGTCGTGCTCAACGACGTGCGCGGCGGCGCCGCGTGGGCCGTGCAGCGCGGGGCCGGGGTCATCGACAACTGGTCGGACCTCATCGACCGCGAGCGCTCCGACCGGGTCGTCGAGCAGAACACCGCCGACACCCCGCCCGAGACCGACCGCGTGCAGCAGCCGCCCGTCGCCGTCGACGACGACCTCGGCGCCCGGCCCGGCCGCACGAGCCCGCTGCCCGTGCTCCTGAACGACCACGACCCGAACGGCGACGTGCTCGTGATCGACTCCGTCACGCCCGTGGACGCCGCGGTCGGCGCGGTCGACGTCGTGGACGAGGGCCAGGGCCTCCAGCTCGCGCTCGCGCCGACGGCCCGGGGCACCGTGCGCCTCTCCTACGTCGTGAGCGACGGCCGCGGCGGCACCGCGACCGCCGACGTGCGGGTCGCCGTGCGCGACGCGGACGACAACTCGCCGCCCGTGCAGACGCGGCCGGCCACCGGCACGGTCGCCGAGGGCGGCCGGCTGCAGACCGACGTGCTGGGCGGCTGGTACGACCCCGACGGGGATCCGATCTACCTCACGCGCGCGAGCGTCCCGGCGCCCGACGCCGTGAGCTGGAAGCCCGAGGGCCGCGTCGTCTACACGGACGCGGGCGCGGGGGGCGACACGCGCACGGTCGCGCTGCAGGTGTCCGACGGGCGCGAGGAGGGCGCGGGCACGCTCGTCGTCACGGTGCGCCGGGCGGGCGACGTCCCGCTCGTGGCCGAGGGCTTCGTGGTGCAGGCGTCGGTCGGGCGCGAGATCACGGTGGACCCGCTCGCGCACGCGCGCGGCGGCAGCGGGGCGATCCGGCTGGCGTCGGTGCCCGCGCGCCCCGGGGTGCAGGTCACGCCCGACCTCGAGGCCGGCACCTTCCGCCTGCAGGGCACGCAGACCGGCACGCACCTGCTCGAGTACGCCGTGACCGACGGCCGGGTCACCGCGACGGGCGTCGTGCGCGTCGAGGTGCGCGGCGCGCCCGAGTCCGACGGCCGGCCCGTGACCGTGCCGCACACCGTGTTCGTGCGCGCGCTCGAGGCGCAGGACGTGGACGTGCTCCAGACCGACTTCGACCCCGCGGGCGGCGTGCTCGTGATCACCGACGCGACCTCGCCGGGCGACGCCGTCGGCGTGCGCGCGGAGGTGGTGGGGCAGCGTCTCGTGCGGATCACGCTCACCCGGCCGCTCGACGGGCCCGTGGACGTGGGGTACCGGGTGAGCAACGGCGTCGCGGAGGCGACGGGCGTCATCACCGTGATCGAGGTGCCCGAGCCCGCCGTGCGGCAGCCGCCCGTCGCGGCCGACGACCGCGTGGCCGTGCGCGTGGGCGACGCCGTCGACATCCCCGTGCTCGCCAACGACGAGCAGCCCGACGGCGACGCGCTCCGCCTCGACCCCGTGCTCGTGGACCCGCTGCCCGAGGGCGCCGGCCTCCTCTTCGCGAGCGACGACCGCCTCCGCTACCTCGCGCCCGACCGCACGGGCGACTACACGGCCGTCTACCGCGCGGTCGCGCCCGACGGCCAGTGGGCGACCGCGACCCTCACGGTCTCGGTGCGCGAGGCCGACGCCGCGACCAACACGGCGCCCGTGCCGCGGCCGCTGACGGCGCGCGTGCTCGCGGGGGAGACGGTGCGGATCCCCGTGCCGCTCACGGGCATCGACCCCGACGGCGACTCGGTGCGCCTCCTCGGCCAGGACACCGGGCCGGAGAAGGGCCAGGTCACGGAGGTCGGGCCCGACTGGATCGACTACCGCGCCGGCGACTACTCCACCGGCACCGACGCGTTCGCCTACGCCGTGGTGGACGGGCTGGGTGCCCGAGCGACCGGCACGATCCGCGTGGGCATCAGCCCGCGCGTGGAGGGCGCGCGGAACCCCGTCGCGACCGCCGACGTCGTGACCGTGCGGCCCGGCCGGGTCCTCCGCGTGCAGGTGCTCGCGAACGACACGGATCCCGACGGCGGCGCGCTCTCGCTCGTCTCCGTGCAGCCGCAGTCCGCGGGCCTCGTCGCGGGACTCGACGGCGACACCGTGCGCGTCGTCGCGCCCGAGGAGGCCGGACGCTACGGCTTCGTCTACGGCGTGCGGAACGCGCGCGGCGGCACGGACGAGGCGTTCCTCACGGTCATCGTGGATCCGGCCGCGCCGCCCACGCGCCCGATCGCGCGCGACACCGTGCTCCAGCTCTCCGACGTGCTCGACCGCACGAGCGTCGACGTCGACGTGATGCGCAACGTCTTCTCGGCGGAGGGCGACGCGTCGGCGCTCGTGCTCTCCGTCGGCGCGGGCTACCAGGACGTGGCGCGCGTGACGCCCGACGGCCGGATCCGCGTGGAGGTCGGCGACGCGCGCCGCATCGTGCCGTTCACGGTGGCGCAGCCGGACGACGCGGGCGTCAGCGCGACGGCCTTCATCTGGGTGCCGGGCTTCGAGGACACGCTGCCGCAGCTCCGCGTGGGCGAGCCCCGCCCGACCGTCGCGAGCGGCGAGCGGCTCGTCGTCGACCTCGACGACCACGTGGTGGCCGCGGGCGGCCGGGCCGTGCGCATCGCCGACCCCAACTCGCTCTCCGCCACGCACGCCGACGGACCCGTCGAGCTCGTCGACGACGACACCGTCGCGTACCGCAGCGAGCCCGGGTACTTCGGCCCGGCCGCGATCTCCTTCACGGTCACCGACTCCGCGGGCGACGGCGGCGATCGCACGGCCGCGCTCGTGCTGCCGATCACGGTCACGCCCACCGAGAACCAGCCGCCCGTCTTCACGGGCGCGGTCATCGACCTCGAGCCCGGGCAGTCGAAGGACATCGACCTCGGCCGCCTCACGACCTACCCCTACCAGGACGACCGCGGGCAGCTCGCGTACGCGATCGAGGGCGCCGTGGGCGACGGCTTCCGCGCGGAGGTGGACGGCGGCACGTTGCGCCTCTCCGCCGACGCGGGCGTGGAGACGGGCGTCGCCGCGTCCTTCGCCGTGAGCGTGCGCGACGCGACGCAGACCGGGCGCGCGGGCCGGGTGGACCTGCGGGTCGTGCCGTCGACGCGGCCGCTCGCCCAGCCGGCGACCGACGAGGGCACCGTGACGCGCGGATCCTCCACCACCGTCGACGTGCTCGCGAACGACCAGGCGGGCAACCCCTTCCCCGGCACGCCGCTCACCGTCGCGTCCATCCGCGGCGCCGACGGCGCGAGCCTCCCCGCGGGCGTGACGGTGACGCCGTCGGCCGACCGGGCGACCCTCGCGGTCGCCGCGACCGCCGACGCCGTGCCGGGCGACGTGCGCGTGCAGTACGAGGTGCGCGACGCCACGGGCGACGCGGGCCGGGCGGCGTTCGGCACCGTCGTGATCCACGTGCAGGACCGCCCGGGGCCCGTCACCGCCCTCCGCGCCACGGGCTTCGCCGACCGCGCGCTCACGGTCGCGTTCGAGCCGGGCGTGTTCAACGGATCCCCGATCACCGGCTACCAGGTGCGCGTCCTCCGCGGCGGCGTCGTCACCGCGACCGCCACCTGCCCGTCCACCACGTGCACCGTGCCGACGCCCGGCAACGGCCCGTCGTCCGCGGTGCAGGTCGAGGTGCGGGCCGTCAACGGCGTGGGCGCGTCGGATCCGACGTCGGTCTCCGGCCTCTGGTCGGACGTGCTGCCCGCCGCCCCGGCCGCCCTCGCCGCGCAGCCGCTCGCCGACGGCCTGCGCGTGTCGTGGGACCCGTCGGCCGTGCCGTCCTCCTCGAGCCCGGTCACGCAGTACGTCGTGACGGTCGGCGGCGTCACCCGGCAGGTGCCCGCCGACGCCACGGCGGTCGAGGTGCGGGATCCGTCGCTCGTCGCCGAGGTGCCCGTCGCCGTGAGCGTCGCCGCCCGCAACAGCGCCCAGGTGCAGGACGGATCCGCGTGGCTCGCCGCCTCGATCACGGGCACGCCGCGCGGCGCGCCCACCGCGACCGGCACGCCCTCCGCGGTCGCCGACCCGGCGGACGAGACGCGCGTGACGGTCTCGTGGCCGGCCTTCCAGGGGCCGGGCGTCGACGGCATCCGCTACCTCGTCGCCGCGCACGCCCCCGGGTCCGCGCCCGGCTGCTCCGTCGCCACCGAGGGCGTGACGCCGTGGTCGGCCGACCACGGCCCCGCGGTCGACGTGGGCGGCGCCACCAGCCACGTCTTCACGGGCCTCGCGCCCGATCAGCCCGTGGCCTTCGCGGTGCTCGCCGCCAACAGCCAGGGCTGCACGGTCGTCGAGGCCGGCCAGCTCACGCCGCGCACGGCGCCCTCCACGCCCGCCGTCACCGTCTCGCTCCCGCGCGGCGACCGGGGGACCGACGGCGTCTTCCGCGCGACGCTCGCCGACGCGCGCTACCGGCCGGGCAGCGCGTCCGCCTCGGCGCAGCTGCTGTACCGGGTCGACGGGCAGGGCGACGGGGTGCCGATCGGGGTCGGCCAGGAGATCACGCTGCCGCGCCCGGGCGTCGGCGCGAGCATCCAGGTGCGCGTCGTCGAGGACCACGGCGACGGCCGGCCGCGCTCGAGCGGCTGGTCGGACGCGGTGGACGTCGGCACGGCGGTCGACGCGCGCGCCGGCGACGTGCGCTTCGACGCGGATGCTGCCGGCGGCACGGTCGTCTCCTGGACCTCGACGCCGCCCGCCGCGGGTCCCGGCCGGCGCGTCGCGGCCGGCGGCGGCTACGCCCGGAGCGAGTGGCGCTGCGGCGGCGAGGGCGCGTGGACGGACGGCTCCTCCGGCGCGGCCGGATCCTGCGCCCTGCCGGCCGGCGCGGAGCGGATCCTCGAGGTGCGGGTCACCGCGAACTCGGGCACCCTGTACACGTACGCCCACCGCGGATGA